Genomic segment of Arachis stenosperma cultivar V10309 chromosome 4, arast.V10309.gnm1.PFL2, whole genome shotgun sequence:
AGTTGGCACTAGTAAACCAACTCCATCAGGTTTTACAGTCTGTTCAGCTAACATCTGAGAGGGAGGACAGAGTGGTCTGAAAATTTGATAGATCTGGTATTTATTCGactaactcatttgtgcagGTGTTGCAGGAAGCGGTTCTCCCGGAGGAAATAACAAGCTATAGCTTCACAAGTGCAATTTGGAAGGGTTTCGTTCCACCAAGGATCGAGTTATTCTCTTTGTTTGTGTTGGTGGGGAGGGTGAATACTAAGGACAGACTGTGTAGACTAGGTGTAATTAACCCAAATGACCATACATGTGTCTTATGTGGTAAGTCTGTGGAGTTTGCTTTTCATTTGTTTGTTGGTTGTGAGATTTTCTGGCAGGTGTGGTGTGCTTGGCTATTCATTATTGGAAGGCAATGGACCATGCCTGGTACACTCAAACAACACTTTGAAAGCTGGACGAATGCTACAGCAAGAAGAGGTCAGAGGAGGAGGTGGGTGATTGACTTCTTTACTGTTATCTGGACAATTTGGCTATAACGGAATGATAGAATCTTCAGGAATCAAAGTTCACGTATGATGGATATTATTAGTAGATACTTCTTGCTTTCCGATGAGTAGAGTGGTGGTGAACCCTATGGTTGTTGATATCAATGCCGAAGATAACTAGGGATTGTCATGACTTGAGTTGTCGGGTtgttctttattattttatatgctCCACCTTATTGTGTTGagctttttctttaaaaaaaaatgttaaataagacaaattttagttgattttaaataatttttttattatcaaatatttttgttgttgtgcatttaataatttattaactaacgaTAAacctttaaataatatttaaatctGGAACGAATTAATAAAATTCTCTTAAAAATTCTTACAACTTCTTTTTGAGTAATATTCTAAAtaagttattaaaaaattttagtaagacattttaattataaaatcggtcattgactttttttattttattagataaatcaatttttattgttatttaattGATAAAGACACAATATGTTTTAAAAATGGTTAAAATTTTCATATGAATCTCTCAATGTACACAAATAATCTGATGGGAAAACTGTTTGGAAATAAATACTTAGCGACTAATAATTATTAAGTATTGAGACcttaaatattttactaaaaattcTAGAAAAACTGATTAggttttttttaatgattatatttgattttatgatttcttAAGCCGATggaacaaaacaaaagaaaatcacACTAAATTGCAATCACTCTTCTCTTTGTAGCTTGGGTGCGTGTGACACGAGGGTGCAATTTCTTAATGATTATTTTCATATGGTATGCTTTTGAATCTTTGAAGATATAATATATAGTATAGTTTAAATTATAACTCGTGGGGAATGAGGATCCAATTGATCTTCGTTCTCCAAGCCTCGTGGTGTATTTTGTTACCAACTTTTTTTTCCTCTGAAAAAAGCCTCTTTGTTTTATgtcaaaatattaatattaggGTTAACTTTATTGTTTAATGCTGAAAATTCTATTTATAGAAATTAAATGCATGGCattcttaatattttaataatttagcATTAAGAATGTggctaaaatttttaaatatagaTAATTTCAgtgtaaaatataatttttttaattattttagtattttatattattataagatATTAAAATGTCACTgacattttataaaaatatattttaataaaattataaaaaatattattttaattagaaaGAGGCAACATATTATTGAcgttttgtaaaaaaaaatattattttaattataaaagattgatgttttgtaaaaaatattactttaattaTGAAAAGACAAAATATTACTAAcgttttataaaaaaaaatactattttaattataaaagataaaatgtTGTTAAcattttgtaaaaaatattattttaattataaaggaacaaaatgtcgTTAATATTGTGTAAAAATCTACAATAACATATAACACATAGTTTAAATCATCTTTAAAGgatttatcatttttaatccaatatataaaaagaaaagttcTAAGAATGTTTGGGGAACTTTTTAGGACACTTGAATTGAGATATAAACTTGTGTATAGGAAATAGGCTATAGAGGgtctaataatatatttttaagttaggaaaaaatcttttaaaataggAGGATTATAAAATGGTAAtaagaaattaattattattaaagttatactttttattttatatataaatttcattactttaatttaatggtaattaaaattttattttttttttattttagagaagtttgatgtattaaatattaatattttttttacgtttCCTTTCATTCAGTCCCATATCATCCGTAAAAAATGAAAACCATTAAATTTTTCGGGTTTCAAtcaattttcaattcttttttttagttttattctttataaattattttatttagttttgatttagtaaaattaaaaaaaatattttagtccataattaattgtttattttattaagtaCTAATATAGTGGTTTAAATATTGATTATGATATATTTGATCATATCAGCATTTTAACTTGTTACGTTAATATTTAGTATGCCATGTAATGGGAGAGAAAGCTCAATTTGATTCCCaagataattattttgatttctgtgttttaaatatgtttaatttGATCTCGGTttcataattataaattaagttGGTTCTTTCATTAtcaatttagttaaatatttatAGGTGCACTTCCTTGTAAGCATGATAGCCTAACTAGTTGACTTCCAATAAAAATATGAGTTCCATTTtggtttttttaataaattaaattgatatatttacttctctaaaaatttagtttgttgaaatattaaattaaattatataaaatatcaaaTTGAGTTTAACACATTTACTGTCATACGAATTAGCTGTTAAACTGTGATTGATAAACATTAATCTTCTgtcgcaaaaaaaaaaaagtataatgaagtaaaaaatcacaaattttTGGTCAAGTTACACTTTAAAATACACACATTCTCTTCTCCATGGGTTCATATAACTATTTCATAGTCACAGCTAGGATTCAAATTCAATGCATTTTCCAGTAAAGAATACATATATACCACTAGAAATATACAATACATACACCCACTCTCTCATGCATATTATACTAGAAGCTCTTTTTAAACCATGGGTATTCTTCAGACCGAAAGTTCAATAACTTTTCGAGCATTGCAGAGACACAAAGTAGATAATTCTTCCAAGTAATAAAGTTTTATTTCCATCCTCTAGAAAGATTCGAATATGGAAGGAATGTTTAAAACTAAAAGACACAAATTTTTATTCATCTATGCCaacttatataattttttttaacagtGCTAAGGGcagtaatttttgtgatttgtagctATTAATAactatcaataatatttttaatggtgtgagaatTTATCTAATAATGTAGAATTATTCACTTCTTTTTTACTGGTTACAGACtagaatttaataaaattactgtcctaaattttttttttttgatcaTTTAAAGAGAGGCTAAACCCAAAAGAAGAAAACTACAGGGGCCTAAACAAGAGCTCAACGTTTTTGTTGGTGCTCATTGACTCTTCTTTTTGGGTCGGAAATACTCCATGGACCAGGCCTCATTCAAATTTATTCATTGTAATGCACTTTtgtttttggtattgtttttcgTTGTGGTTTGACAAATACCCAAAACTCCAAAAGGATGAAGCCTTAAAAAGGCTTTAATGTCATTTTAGGCCTTGACAAAAAGCAGTGTTATGGACCAACTTGGATGCAATgacttaattaaaataaaaaatatagaaatttaattaaaagttTTGTAAAATTATAGACACTGACacaataattaaacctaaaaattAAAGTGGCACAATTCTGATATTAGTTcgataaaatttttattttttaaaatagctCATAAAAATTAGTTCcaatattttaaaagttataaatataaacacataatttttttatttattaaataaaaaataaaaaatttatacttttaaaaaatacaaacacaTATTTAAAACATTTTACCAACCTAAACCTAATCAAACGAATGAGCTATTTACTTGAATTTTGGTTAACCCAACATTTCCTTTGTTTCTTTTAGTTACATCGGTAACTTGCTTAGAAGTTAGAACTATTCATGTTCTTATCAATCCATATAATAAGcagtaataaaattttaaattaatcaaataattagtttattagtgtttaaaactttaaataaatgttagaattttaattttatattatatatgtattaattTATTGACAAATTCTTAATAAAGTTCAtatttataacaaattaatttttaatttattgaaaatattataaaaaataaaaaacataattaaaaattttttaaaatttataatttaaaataaaatattattttaaaaattagttaatattaactaaaaaattaaattcataaaatgaatactatttattaaaaaagaccTCATTTGTAATTTTTAACCATTGCAATTTTCAAACCCCAATCCTCACATGCTAAACCGACAATTAAGAGTAGTAAAGTaacaactaattaattaataattaatcacCGAATTAACAATAAACAAcgaattaaaattaacaataaacAAAGAATACAACATAAATATTGGTGGCCGGTGCTGATCAAAGTTACGTTCTttattctcttttcttcttcttctctgtttctctctctaactttctctctctaaaaaagTAACGAGTCGCAGACTCACCGATCTTCCGATTCCTCTTCGTCTTGGTTTATGAGGTACTCTTCTTCCTTTTACTTCCACCTCTGCGATTTTGCTTCTGTCCTTATCATTTCACTGATCCAAGCTTTGCGATGCGATCTCGTTCTAGCTatcatcaaatatttttttttttttttacttattaCCTTTATTGGATCGAAAATCTTTCATCTTTTCTTATCTCGTGATCTTTCTTAGATCCAGAGGATTTAGATTCTAGAATCTTGTGaaaatttcttctttctttgagAAAGAAGAAAACCTAGCACTTGCTTTTTTTGGTGATAAATCTGGCACTAGCTGATCCGGCATCAATTTGGTGGTtctgttgattttaattattgagCTAATCATATCATGTTGTGTTTTGTTCGAATAAAAATTGTTCTTTTTTGTTTCTAGTCATGGAAAGTGTGTATAATGATTAGTGGTTGAAAATTATATACTGTTTAACCCCTTACTAATCGTGATTTGTGTTTCTTGCAGCTCGAAGGAGAGACCCACTCTTGGGTAAGTATTGTAATCTTCTTCTCCCCCTCTTTATGTTTATGTATGGTGGTATTGTAGATCAAGGGAGCagttgttttttattattaaaaaaaaagtgattcttttttaattaaagaaTCTTTCTTTCAGAAAACAGAATTTTAACTTTGAACATGGTACCTTCTACTCCTAACATCTAAACTTGTCCTAAACGAACTATGTTTTGTCACAGTTTAGGGTTACATAGTCTCAATACAGAATGGGCAATAGAATATTCATATCAATCTAGAGCTTGATCACTTAAGTCATGTTACTCTCAAATATTTCTGGCTATGTACCTGTATAACATGGTCATGTTATGAGCTGATATTATGATGGTACTTCCTATATATATTTGGGTTCTTATTCATTGTTGATCTCATTTACAGTGGCACGCGGATTAAGACCCGCAAACGGAATATTGCAGCGCCGCTGGACCCTGCAGCATTCGCGGATGCAGTGGTCCAGATTTATTTGGATAATGCTGGTGATCTGGTAATATTACTGTTGCATTTTATATAATGTTTTTTGATTGACCATTTTCATTTCGCACTCTCACTCATTGTGATAATTTCAATATTCTGATTTGGTGATTTATTTTTATAGGAACTTGTTGCTAAGAACATTGAATCTTCAGACCTTAACTTCTCAAGATACGGTGACACCTTTTTTGAGGCAAGTCAAATCCAGCTGAGAAATTTTGTCGTTgagtttttttaaatttttttaataatttgtcTCCGTTCTATGGGTTTTAGGAGTGCACTTGGTACTCTTTGATTCTGGATTCGATTGttgtggggggggggggggggtacTTAGTCACATTTTAGGAGTGCACTTGGTATCATGCTTTCATATCTGTAACTATTATGGTGGGCATGCTTAGATGGTTGACCTCATTTTCTAATTTGCGTGCATGCTTGTGCAAAAAATTTCTTTATACTCTCTGCTCGtggtttttctttctttatagTGATCGGCAGTCGATGAGGACACCAGTGGATGGGTTTGAGATGCAGGTTATTTTGATATCATCATATGTATCCATATCTAGACAGAGGTCACAAAACAGCATGAGAGAGATCCTAGTTACCTTACGTTTCATTCGTATTGTTCAGTGTTTCACCATGAAGGGGCCATTTGTTTTCTTCATTGCAAAGCATATTTGATACATAGGATAAACAACAAATCATAGTTTCATTGTTTGGATGACATGGGAGGACATTTGAGTCTGATATTTTATTTCGTACTTATTCCATCTAGAGCAACATCAATCAGGCCATCTATCAATGTCTTGTGATCCTTTAGCATAGTTGGTTACTTGATTTATGTACGACTTAAGATGTCCTATGGATCGCTTACACCTCAAATTTTCATTACTGTAGGTTGTTTTCACTGGGGGTCGTACACAACCTGGAACTACCAAGCCTGATGAGGGGGAGCGCCATCCATACTCTATAATAGAGTGTGAGCCAAAGCGTGAAGTCATCTTACCATCTGTAATCTACATACAAAAGATTTTGAGGCGAAGGCCATTCCTCATTAAGAACCTCGAAAATGTTATGCAAAAGTTCCTCCAGTCCTTGGAGCTTTTCGAGGAAAATGAGAGGAAAAAGCTGGCAATCTTCACAGCACTTGCATTCTCCCAGAAGCTCTCTGGTCTTCCACCAGAGACCGTGTTCCAACCACTTCTTAAGGATAACCTTGTGGCCAAAGGGCTAGTTCTGTCATTCATAACCGACTTCTTTAAGGAGTATCTGATTGACAACAGCCTTGATGATCTTATTTCAATTCTGAAAAGAGGAAAAGTAGAGGATAACCTCTTGGAGTTTTTCCCTCCTACAAAAAGATCCAACGAGTCTTTCTCTGAGCATTTCAGGTAATTCTTGTTATCAATGAGTAGGATGTATCAATACTGAGACTGTTTGGTATTGTAGCATGATGGACTTTATTTTTACAAGACATTGCACTTCcaagtttttgtttttgtttttgtttattCCAATAGCCGGATGATTGTTTTTTCAGCTTATTGATTGTCTAGTGTGGCCTTTTACTTATCCTTGTCTTGCAAATTTTCTTTGAAGGTGGCTATTTACTTAGACTCATAGGCTATGGTGTTTGGCAtgccttattttattttattttactttacttttactttttgctGAAACTTACATTACATGTCTGTTCAATGTCACCTTGTAGCAAGGAAGGACTAGTGGCATTGGTTGAGTACAATGAGAAGAAAATATTTGAGGTGAAACTTAAGGAAATGAAGTCTGCTTTGACAACTCAGATAACGGAGGAGGTTGATATATCTGAAGTAATTGAGAATGTGAAGGTGCGGGTCCGAGATGCTAAATTGCCAGATATTGAGGTTGTCCGGGTCTTGTGGGATGTTTTGATGGATGCTGTCCAGTGGTCGGGTAAAAATCAGCAACAGAA
This window contains:
- the LOC130973686 gene encoding uncharacterized protein LOC130973686, whose protein sequence is MSSKERPTLGGTRIKTRKRNIAAPLDPAAFADAVVQIYLDNAGDLELVAKNIESSDLNFSRYGDTFFEVVFTGGRTQPGTTKPDEGERHPYSIIECEPKREVILPSVIYIQKILRRRPFLIKNLENVMQKFLQSLELFEENERKKLAIFTALAFSQKLSGLPPETVFQPLLKDNLVAKGLVLSFITDFFKEYLIDNSLDDLISILKRGKVEDNLLEFFPPTKRSNESFSEHFSKEGLVALVEYNEKKIFEVKLKEMKSALTTQITEEVDISEVIENVKVRVRDAKLPDIEVVRVLWDVLMDAVQWSGKNQQQNANSALRQVKTWAELLNTFCTTGKLELELMYKVQMQCYEDAKLMKLFPEIIRSLYEQDVLAEDTILHWFRKGTNTKGRQTFVKALEPFVNWLEEAEEEE